TGGATGAGACTGATCTGCACACCAATCACTTATTGTCAAGTAATCTTCAACCAAAGTTACTTGACTGTTAGTTTCAGCTACTACCAGACAGCGTGGTTGAGAAATTGTGGGCGATTCACTTAGCGTAGAGATAAACAGCAGGTGGATAGGAGTTTCAACTACCTGATTTTTCGACACCCATACGACTGCTGCATCTGTCAATCCCGCTGTATTGAGGGCGGTGAAAACTTCAGTCGCCCCATGTTGCTTGCCCAAATAATTCGGGATACTGGAGCGATAACTTTCAGGTAATGCTGTTAAATTACCCGCAAATACTCCTACTGGCAAACCAGCAACAGAAGATAGTTGGGGCGCATAAACGCCATTGACAAATACCAACCGACTATCCGCTGCTTCCGAGAAAATCAGCGGCGTAATCTCCGATGATGGTATAGACGCGACATTGCTAGTTTCTGGTAGCTGAAACGTCACCTGCAAAAGAGGAGACAAATCAGTAAAGCGCCATGCTTCATCCCTTGTGCTAGGGAAAGTTTCTTCGAGAAGGATAGCAGAAGATCGATCGCGCAATCCCTGCAACCAACCCTCCAACTCCTCCAACCAACCCTCCAACCCCCTCTCCGGCCCCCTCCCCGCAGGCGGGGAGGGTTGGGGTGGGGTTCCTTTAGAAACCAGGTTTAACAGCCCAGTCAGATAAGCATCCCGACTTATAGAAATAGATTTTAACACCTGACTGCTCATCACACTCCCACCTCAGATGGTTCTTCTTCCCGTACCCACTCATAACCGCGTTCTTCCAATTCCAGCGCCAATTCCTTAGTTCCACTGCTGATAATTCGCCCGCCTTCCATCACGTGAACAAAGTCAGGCACAATGTAACTCAGCAATCGCTGATAGTGAGTAATCATTAGAGTTGCATTATCAGGTTTTGCTAACTGATTAACGCCATTCGCCACAATCTTCAGCGCGTCGATATCCAAACCAGAATCCGTCTCATCCAGAATTGCTAACTTTGGTTCCAGCAGTGCCATTTGCAGAATCTCATTCCGCTTCTTTTCACCACCAGAAAAACCTTCATTCACACTGCGGTTGAGGAAAGCTGGATTCATCTTTACTACATCCAACTTTTCCTGAATTAACTCATCAAAATCAAACGCATCCAGTTCCTCCAAACCCTTAGCCTTGCGACCAGAATTATAGGCAACGCGCAGAAAATTTACATTACTTACACCCGGAATTTCCAGCGGATATTGAAAAGCTAAAAACACACCACCCCGCGCCCGTTCTTCCGGTTCCATTTCCAAAAGATTCTGGCCCTGAAAAATCACCTCACCGCCAGTCACCTCATAAGCAGGATGTCCAGCCAAAACCTTCGATAAGGTACTCTTACCAGAACCATTCGGCCCCATGATGGCATGGATTTCTCCAGCCTTTAGTTCCAAATTCACACCCTTCAAAATCTGATTGCCATCAACATTCGCTGTTAGGTCGCGAACTGATAGAATCACCTCACTATTCTCAATAATCATCTTCCTTTTCTTCTTCCTTCGCGCCCTTCGCGTCTTCGTGGTTCGTTATCCTGTTGTAGAACAGGCGTCTCGCCTGTCACTCCATTATTAGCAGATCAAATGCCTACTAATTAACCGATCGCATTTCTATTGTCGTTTCTTTTTCTGGTGTCACTTGAGTAACATCCTAGCCTTGTCAGGACTCTTGGGATTGACAATCAATCTTTCGTTTTTCGGATCGATTAAAACATCCATTGCTTGCATAGGAATTGCACCCAGTAAAACCTCAACTTCACCAGATAGAACCAGTGCATCAGCGATCGCTCTCCGATTTTCAAACCGGATTTCTATAGGCCCAACCACATCCATGTTTATTACAGTTCCATCTGCCAATTCTGCTTGTTGTTCATCCACTTTTCGCAAATTAAGTTGGTTTTTGATTGATTCAGGGATAACCAGCATTGAAGCACCGCTGTCTACCAATGCTGTCACCCTTACTCGCCTAATCCGATCCTCTTGGATGAACCCTGCTGCAACCAGTGCTAAATCATCACTGCGAATCAGTTCTATATCTGCGTAAGTAATTCCCATGCTTGCTGTTTTCACCTGAATCGATCCTCCTAGCAGTCGGGCAGGCAAGATGCCCGCCCCACAAGAATTAGCCAACACTTCCTTCCAACTTCAAACTCAACAATCTGTCAGCTTCTACAGCAAATTCCATCGGCAATTGATTGAACACATCCTTACAGAAACCGCTAATCATCATTGAGATAGCATCTTCTTGGGAAATGCCGCGTTGGGAGAAATAGAATAATTGATCTTCCCCAATCTTGGAAGTAGAAGCCTCATGCTCCACTTTCCCGGTGTTATTCTGCACTTGAATATATGGGAAAGTGTTCGCTTGAGCATTATCGCCAATTAGCATTGAGTCGCACTGGGAATAATTCCGTGCGCCGTTGGCTTTGGGGCCAATTTTAACTAAACCGCGATAGCTATTCTGGGACTTACCGGCAGAAATACCCTTGGAAATGATCGTGCTGCGGGTGTTTTTGCCAATGTGGATCATCTTAGTTCCAGTGTCGGCTTGCTGTTTGTGGTTAGTCAGCGCCACTGAGTAGAATTCGCCAATCGAATTATCGCCAACTAATACGCAGCTTGGATATTTCCAAGTAATAGCAGAACCAGTTTCAACTTGCGTCCAAGAAATCTTAGAATTGACTCCTTGGCAGAGTCCCCGTTTGGTGACAAAGTTGTAAATGCCGCCTTTGCCGTTTTCGTCTCCGGCGTACCAGTTTTGGACGGTAGAGTATTTGATTTCTGCGTTATCTAGGGCAACTAATTCTACTACGGCGGCGTGCAATTGGTTGGTGTCGAACATGGGAGCTGTACAGCCCTCCAAATATGACACTTGGCTGCCTTCTTCGGCAATAATTAATGTCCGCTCGAACTGACCGCTATCGCCTGTGTTGATGCGGAAGTAGGTGGACAATTCCATCGGGCAGCGGGTATTCTTGGGAATGTAGACGAAGGAGCCATCGCTGAATACGGCTGAGTTGAGGGCTGCATAGTAGTTATCTCCGATCGGCACTACGCTGCCAAGATACTTCCGCAATAATTCTGGATGTTCTTTCAAGGCTTCGGAGATGGAACAGAAGATTACGCCATCTTTGGCTAACTTGTCCTTGAAGGTGGTGGCGACGGAGACGCTATCAAAGATGGCATCCACGGCGACGTTGGAGAGGCGCTTCTGTTCAGACAGCGAAATGCCTAGCTTCTCGAATGTTTCTAGCAGAGTTGGGTCTACTTCTTCCAAGCTGTTAAGTTTTTTCGGCTTTTGCTTGGGAGCCGAGTAATAGATGATGTCTTGGTAGTTAATTGGAGGATACTTTACTTGGGGCCAGGTTGGCTCTGTCATCTTCAGCCACTGGCGGTATGCTCTGAGGCGAAACTCCAGCATGAACTCTGGCTCGTTCTTTTTGGCGGAGATGAGGCGAACTACATCCTCGCTGAGACCGCGAGGAATGGTGTCTGACTCAATATCGGTGACAAACCCGTACTTGTAGGGTTGGTTGACTAAGGTTTTGACCGTTGCGCTCATGTTTATCGTGTTCTCTGGTGTTCTCGTGTTCTCAAGAAATCTTTAAGGATGGCAGAGGTGTGGGCTTTGATTTGGGCGGGTGAGGTTGATGCCAACACTTGCCCTGTGGTATTACAATAGACTTAAACAACAAATTTGTTGCTCAATTCTATTTTAAGCTACATTAACAACAATTAAGTTGTCAAAGTCACATTTGGGCCGTTGACTTATGGAAGCCGCCATGACGATCTGTGAAACAGATCTGGGTCTTACCCAGATCGCTCAGCAACCCTCCACTAAAGAAGACATCCTGCAACATTTGATGAAGCGGGG
This genomic interval from Argonema galeatum A003/A1 contains the following:
- a CDS encoding clan AA aspartic protease; translation: MKTASMGITYADIELIRSDDLALVAAGFIQEDRIRRVRVTALVDSGASMLVIPESIKNQLNLRKVDEQQAELADGTVINMDVVGPIEIRFENRRAIADALVLSGEVEVLLGAIPMQAMDVLIDPKNERLIVNPKSPDKARMLLK
- the sufC gene encoding Fe-S cluster assembly ATPase SufC yields the protein MIIENSEVILSVRDLTANVDGNQILKGVNLELKAGEIHAIMGPNGSGKSTLSKVLAGHPAYEVTGGEVIFQGQNLLEMEPEERARGGVFLAFQYPLEIPGVSNVNFLRVAYNSGRKAKGLEELDAFDFDELIQEKLDVVKMNPAFLNRSVNEGFSGGEKKRNEILQMALLEPKLAILDETDSGLDIDALKIVANGVNQLAKPDNATLMITHYQRLLSYIVPDFVHVMEGGRIISSGTKELALELEERGYEWVREEEPSEVGV
- the sufD gene encoding Fe-S cluster assembly protein SufD, producing MSSQVLKSISISRDAYLTGLLNLVSKGTPPQPSPPAGRGPERGLEGWLEELEGWLQGLRDRSSAILLEETFPSTRDEAWRFTDLSPLLQVTFQLPETSNVASIPSSEITPLIFSEAADSRLVFVNGVYAPQLSSVAGLPVGVFAGNLTALPESYRSSIPNYLGKQHGATEVFTALNTAGLTDAAVVWVSKNQVVETPIHLLFISTLSESPTISQPRCLVVAETNSQVTLVEDYLTISDWCADQSHPYFVNAVTEIWAQENAQINHSRIQRDSNVAFHIGKTAISQARHSRYTCNAINLGGKISRHNLEVYQTGQETETTLNGLTMIAGAQVADTHSALILNHPHSTSRQLQKNIARDRSHVVFNGRVFVAKAAQLTDAGQLNRNLLLSPKARIDTKPQLEIIADNVKCSHGATVSQLDDEEVFYLQSRGLDKVSAYNLLVDAFAAEILNQIPLNSVGIMLSQCIACRTI
- the sufB gene encoding Fe-S cluster assembly protein SufB, with product MSATVKTLVNQPYKYGFVTDIESDTIPRGLSEDVVRLISAKKNEPEFMLEFRLRAYRQWLKMTEPTWPQVKYPPINYQDIIYYSAPKQKPKKLNSLEEVDPTLLETFEKLGISLSEQKRLSNVAVDAIFDSVSVATTFKDKLAKDGVIFCSISEALKEHPELLRKYLGSVVPIGDNYYAALNSAVFSDGSFVYIPKNTRCPMELSTYFRINTGDSGQFERTLIIAEEGSQVSYLEGCTAPMFDTNQLHAAVVELVALDNAEIKYSTVQNWYAGDENGKGGIYNFVTKRGLCQGVNSKISWTQVETGSAITWKYPSCVLVGDNSIGEFYSVALTNHKQQADTGTKMIHIGKNTRSTIISKGISAGKSQNSYRGLVKIGPKANGARNYSQCDSMLIGDNAQANTFPYIQVQNNTGKVEHEASTSKIGEDQLFYFSQRGISQEDAISMMISGFCKDVFNQLPMEFAVEADRLLSLKLEGSVG